The window TTGGCAGCAAATACTCGCGAATCAGTCCTTGAATCTGACACGCCTTCGTTCCCGTGCCGCATTCGCTCGCAAGTGTCTTCAACCAATCCAACAATCGAAAACTGGCGCAAGTGATCGCGTACGCGGGCCGCGCATGGACGATCGGACAGAGCTGTTCCACGCGAGAATCTTCGAAGCAGAGAATTTGCATGAGCGGGACCAGACGAGGGAGGGACAAAGACGCAGCCAAACGGCAGACCGGTTGCAACGGTTGGGCAGTTTACCGGGCATCGTGATCGAGGTCGCGGGGACAACTCGATGCAAAATCATTGGTCCGCGTTGATGGACGAAACTAGAGTTGAACTACACAACTTTGATGCTCGCCGGAATACTCGACGTCAGCATCCTTCGCTAGCTGAGTCAAACGTTTGCCTAGTTCGCCAAAGTTCGCTCGACGCCGCAAACTGCGACAACTGATTGCGGCATCGGCTTGCATGGCGTTCTCGACAACGGCCACCACCACTGTTGCAGAACAACCCAGCCCACCGTCAATCGACGCGAGTATTGACGAAGCCAGCTATTTCAAAACGGCTGCGTGTTTGCCCGAATCTGAACTGGCACGCATCGATCGCAACGTGTCACGACTGGAATCTGATTCCGCGGTGATTCGTCGGCTGACCGCCGATCGCTTGTATTCGAAAGCCTCCAACGGCGACGTTGCGACCTGTGATGCGATTCTCTGTCGCTTGCGAGGACTGCGGGTCTCGTTTTCGTTGGACACCCGCCAACTTGCGGATCAATTGATCGAACGAATTCGCTTGGCTTGCCATCAACGCTCCGTCGCAGCATTGACTCCTTCACCGTGGGGAGATTCCAGTGACGCTTTCAACCGTGAACTGGAACTTTGGTGGCAACAATTTTCACAGCGTGCTGGCGATGACAATGATGCGATTCGCCAATTTCAGTTGGTTGCTTTAACGGCGGGCCCCGATTGGCACTGGAACGCCGCTGCCTCATTAAGTGATGCAAAAGGCGGCGATAAAGACTGGTCATGCTTGCTAGGAATTCAGGTTCCCGACTGCGGAATTCGCTATGTTCCCGCGGCAAAACAGCTGCAAACCAAATTGATGGCGACGTGCACCAACTCGATCGACAATTGCACGGCATCGGAACGGGTTGTCGGACGCTTGATCGACTCGACCATTCGCCGCAATCCATACGGATGGTCACGCGAGACCTGCTTGGGCATCGCACTGACTCATCATCGATCCGAACTGGTCAACGAGCTGTGCGAAAACATTTGGAACACCCCCGGTGTTCGAGTGCGCGAGCTAGGACTTTCCCTGCTGGCCGCCGACCGCGTGAATCACGATGGGTTGACCGAACGACTGAATGAATGCTGTAACGATCAGCGTGTGATCACGGTACTGCCCGGCCAAGCTCACTTTGGTGTTGGTGAGGCCGACTGGCCTCATTCGATTGTCGTGCCGCGAGTCAGCGACGTTGCCCAATACTTGTTGTGGAAACGCGACGGCATCGACGCTCGGCAGCATGGAATGACTGCCATCCAAGCGGATCCGGTATGGGGCGTGCGATTGGAATCGATCGGACGCTGATTCGGCACTCATCGTCTCAAGAACGATCGGGAAAGACTTCTCTACCGACAAACGAAAACCGCGACCGATGTGGGATCGGCCGCGGTTGCGTTTTGCGTCAGAAGTCGAAACAGCTTCTCAGTAGCTGTTCGGTGAATCTTCGCGAAGCTTTTCAAGGCGTTGTTGCTGATGCCAAAGAATCGACTCTGGGACCACGTTGCCTTCTTCGTCGTAGTAGCCTCGTTGCTTGGCGCTTTCGGCGACCTTGTTCTCCAATCGTTCGACTTGCGTTTTCCATTGAGCGTACGCGTCGCGGTGATCGGGAACCTGTTTTGTTTGTTCAATCCAAATGCGACGTTGACGATCGCGGATGAATGCGGCGTCTTCCTGCATCGCTTCGGCCAAAAAGATTTCGTTTCGCTGTTTGCGAGCACGAAACTCTTTGTCGTTTTCAACGCCACGCGATGTCTTGGTGGCTTGGACCGGCTGCACCTTGGAAGCCGGAGCACTGACCATGTGCACGGTATTGCGAAGCAACACAATGCAACCAGCGATCGAACCGATCGACAGTGCGGTGAAGATCAGCAACCTGCCAATCCAATTGGGCTTGGCAGGTTTGCGAGACGCTTTCGGAACGAGACCTTCGGAAAGCAAACGATTATCAGGAGACGTAGATTTCATGTCTTACTCTAGGTCACACTTAGTGACCGTGACAATTTTTCGCGTTTGAAACGGACAACTGAGCAAGCTCAGTTGGTCAGGATCGTTGGCAGGTTGTTGGCAATTTCTTCGAACGCACTGACCAATTCATCACCCGAATCGGCATGGTAGTGCCGTCCCAATCCGGTCACGGCGACTTCCTGCATTGTTTCCTGATCAGCACCGCCGCCAAACGTGACGGTTTGGATGTTCAAGTTGGACGAGCTCATCAGTTGTTGAGCAACAGTGTTGGGCTGCGTTCCGTAGTTGTGATTTCCATCGGTCATCACAACCATCGTTTTCGAAGCGTATGGACGAGCGTTTTCATGCGTGAAAGCGGTTTTGCCCGAGTTCATTCCGTTACCAATACCGGTTGAACCATTGGGGGCCAACTGTGCAACGGCGGCACGAACCGAGTCGAAATCATCCAACAACCAACAATCCAATGTGCCGTGGCTGTTGTAGCTGGCGATGGAGACTTGCTCGTTCTGAGGCGTTTGATCGAGAACTCGAAGGAAGGCGTCAACCGCCAACACCAAGTCTTCCCAAGGTGTGTTTGGAGCGGGTCCAAGTCCGAAGACTTCTTCCCATGCGTGATCGTAGAGATCGTATTCATCGTAGCCGCGGTTGTAGGAAACTCGGCGAATGTACTGAGGCTGACCATTCCGATACTTCCATTCCAAATCAACAATGCCAGCGTCTTCTGCTGAGATCAAGCTGTCTTCGCCCCAAGGATCAGCGTCATCTGGCCAATCGTAGGTCTTCCAGTCCATCGAACCGCTGCGGTCGAGGACTAAGCTGATGTCACGGTCGACTTGCATCGCAGTTGCCGAAGCCACTGGGCTGAAGTCACCGATCGAGAATGTGTTTGGGAAGATGAATGGAACTGGCCCGAGCAACGAATCATCGGTTCGTTTGCCATTGATCCGAACAGAACTGACGGCCACCAAATTGGCGGCGACGTCTGATGTTGGCACTTTGGTGAAGTAGAACCGACCAGTGTTGCCATCGGTTTGAGCCGAGACACCGAATTCAAACTCATTGGCGGAGTCATCGGTGTTGAGTTGATAAGGTTCACCGGCCACCTCGTTCATGGCAGCCGTCAAACGAGCAGCCGCTTTCGCAGCTTCGACCGTTTGCTCTTCGCTGAACGCACGACCGCCAGCCCGAGCGGCTGCGTCGGTTGCGATTGCGAGCTCGGTTTTGACCAGCTGCATCTGAGCCAAGTTGATACAGAATGCGGCCAGCAACGCCAGCATTGGCAATACGAATGCCATCAGCACCGTGATACCACCACGACGAGATTCGTCGCGTTGGGTCAATGCAAATCGCACGGGAGCGGGGGAAACAAACATCGATGGAACTCCAAAACAAAACATTGGAAAGGAAAGCGAATGAGGTCCCCCCGGACCGAATTCATTTGGTGACTTGTGTTCAACCGCGCGAAACAACGAGCGGCAAGCAATTTTCTAAAAGGTGTCTTTGGTTCGTTGGAAGATGAAGTGTCAGCAATCTTTTGCGAGGCCCACGATGTGTATTCGCATGAAGGGCAGCTGCCACTCATGTCCGGCTCATGGATCAATCGGGGACTCGGAAGAAGCCGTTGTATCGTTCGGTTTGCATCGTGGCCGACGACGTCAATTCGAGGTTGCCCAAGAACATCGGTGCGAACAAAGCCACGTCGTCGAGGCTCAAGCTCACCGTGACGGTGACTTCCTCGGTGTCATCATTGATTGGTGTGCATTCGACGTCGTAACCACTGGCGAACAACGACTCCATGATGGTCTCGGCTTCCGCAATCGCTTCATCCGCAGTTGCACCGGGAACGATCGCGGTTCGTGCGGCGTAGTAGGCGGCGTCTTGTGCCAAGTTGCGTGCCATATTCATTCGAGCCAATTCCATGCACATGAAAATGGTCAGCAACAACACGTTGCAAACGATGGCGAATTCCACCAACGTCGCTCCATCACGTGTCGCAGCACGGCGTGCCGGAACTCGACATGGCCGTGATGGTGTGCGGCCGGCGGAGGCTTTGGTTGATCGGATCATTGGGGCGATGCCTACTCTTGATTCTTGAATTCTTTACGCATCGTGATTCGATGCGAAATCTGCAAATCGTTGTACAAACCCGCGGGAGCGTACAAATTGCCCGCGGCGGGCACGGTGACCACGATCGTGACGTGTTCCAACGTGTCCGCTGAGCTAAAGGTGCTGTTCTCAAACGACACCGAGTTGCCCTCGTACTGGATTCCTCGTTCATCCAAAATCTCTGCCACGCGAGCTCGCACGGCATCGTCGGTGCCGCCACGATTGATGCCGCGACGGGCACCTTCGTAGGCCGCGATGGCGACGGTTTCTTTCAAGAAAAAGATCGAGCAAAGATCGACCGTCGCAAATGTGAATGTCAGCAACACGGGCAGGCAAAACGCGATCTCCGCCGTCGCGGTTCCGCGACGAGGTTGATTCAGGCGACCTCCCGATCGCGCACTGCCAGCTTTGGTAAAGCCGGAACGTGTGCGTTTGGAGGTGTGGTTTACAGGATTCATGTTACGGAGACCAAAGGCGTTGACGGCCAGTGAAGTTTTGGCCCAGGAACGATCGGGCCATTGAAATGCGGGGGAATGGGTTCTCAAGGAGGACCTCTAACGGAAACCTAGCTTTGAAAATGGACGTGGGCGTGAAAAATCTTTGAAAACCTTCTAACCTCTGCGCAGGTCCACGTTTTGTGTGCTGCTTCCCACAACCGACGGCAAAGTCCGCATGATTGATTCGACCTTTCCCGCACCTGTCGTTGATTCGATGGCACCGCGACTGATTGCGTCGCAGCCCGATTTTCAGATTGCGCCAACGCATGGCTTGCTAGGAGAGATCACACCTGATTGGTTGGCGGGTGGAATGGCGGCCTGGTTGGCACTTTCGACCACCACGCAAACAATGGTCCTGGCATTGCTCGGAATCATCGGTGGGGCAATCGCCAATCACATCATTCCGACGTGGTGTTGGTACCCACGTCCAATTTCCCCCTGGGTCAATCGCGAACGCTGGCCGTTGCTGCCCAAGTTCCAAACGATCTCGGAAGGACTTCCCGCTCGAACCTGGATGGACCGCATCCCGGTGATTGGTTGGCTGCGTTTACGACGAGAGTCCGAAATGTTTGGTCGCTGGTTCTGGGTTCGGCCGATTCTGATCGAACTGTCACTAGCGGTGACGCTGCCGTTGATGCACCACGCGTATCTAGGCGGTCAGTTGTTACCCGCGGGAGTCTTGCCAGCCACGATTGCCGCGTGCACCGATTGGATGGCTTTGCTGTTCTTTCTGCACGCGGTGTTTTTAGTGTGGTTGGTCGCGGCCACCTTCATCGATTTCGATGAACGCACCATTCCTGACTCGCTGACCATTCCAGGAACGATCTTCGCCATCGTGGTTGGAACAATCACGCCGTTCGCTTTCTTACCCGGCACTGTGGTATCGAACTCCGTGGAAGGGATTGCACCTACCCTGGCCAATCATCCGTATGGTTTGTCTCCGTTTTGGAGCAGCCCCAACGGCCTGTTCACTGGGCTGCTGATCTGGGCGGTGTGGTGCTTTGCTCTGGCTGATCGACGTTTCTACCTCCGTCGCGGATGGTCAAAAGCCTGGGCGTACTTTTGGTTTGGTTTGAAACGTAATCCGGCATCTCGAATCTTGGTCGCGATATGGTTGGTCGGTTCCATCGCAATCGTATCCGTCTATCTGAGCAGCCCGATCGGCTGGATGGGCATGATGACCTCGCTGACGGGATTGGCTGTCGGCGGAGGAACAATCTGGATCGTGCGATTGGTCTGCGGATGGGCAGTCCAAATGGAAGCGATGGGATTTGGGGACGTCACGTTGATGGCCATGATCGGAGCAGTGATCGGCTGGCAAGGCAGCATCCTGACTTTCTTCCTCTCACCGATCGCTGGGTTGCTGATCGTGATGGTGGTCTTTGTCATCAACCGAGATCCACGAACGCCTTACGGTCCGTACTTGTGTGTCGGCACGTTGCTGGTCGTTTGGTTCTGGGACGACGTTTACAACGCTCGATTTCGTACAACGCTGTTGCTGATGGGCGACGTGTTGCTTTGGATGGCCATCGTCATGCCGCCGGTTCTGGCCGGAATGATGTGGATCACTCGAAAGATTCGATTGCGATTGCTTCCCGATCCGGAATGAGAGTGAACGAGGGCGTCCACGTCCGCCGTTTGCCAACCGGTATCTAAAACAGCATCAGCAAAAAACCACCGACGAAAACCGCCAACACCACCCAAACCGTCAAATGCCAAAGCGGTCGTCCACCTGCCCAATCCTTGCGATTGGTCGAATCCGGAAATTCGCGAGCCAAAAATTCGTCGTAGGAATCGTCGTCCCAGTCGACGGAGTACTCTTCCCCCTCGACCGCATCTTCGTCCAACTCGTCGTCGTAGCTCGACTGCCACGAATCGTCGTCCCAATCGTTGCTCATCGAAGGTTGTATCTCGCTGGTCGGATTCGCTCTGGCCTGATTCACGCGAATGAGTTCGGATGGAAACGCTCACCGCTTCGTTTTTCGTCCGCATCGCGTCATCGATCCGGGCCGGTTACCCTACCAACATGACCGATCCCATTGCATTGGTCGATCGCTTTGGTCGACGCCACGACAGCCTTCGCATCAGTATCACGGATCGTTGCAACATCCGTTGTTTTTACTGCATGCCTGAACACGATGCGGAATTTCTGCCTCGCAGTGGTGTGTTGACTTTCGAAGAAATCGAACGTTTGGCGGGTTTGCTGGTCAAGCGTTGCGGTGTTCGCGATATCCGAATCACTGGTGGAGAACCTTTGGTACGCCGCGACTGCGTCGACCTGATCCGGATGCTGGCCCGAATCGATGGGTTGGAAGACCTCTCGATGACCACCAACGGGATGCTGCTTCGCGACCACGCGGCTGATTTGCGATCGGCGGGTTTGAAACGGCTCAATGTTTCTCTCGACACGCTTGATGAAGCCACGTTTGTCAAAATTGCTCGCCGTCCCGGTGTCGACCGAGTCATCGACGGAATCGACGCGGCGATCGAGGCGGGTTTTGAATCGATCAAACTCAACGCATTGGCGATACGTGGGCTCAGCGAATCCGAACTGGTTGGCCTAGTCCGTTTCTCGATCGAAAAAAGCGTTACGCTTCGATTCATCGAATTCATGCCACTGGACAGCGACCGGGCTTGGAAGTCCAAAGATGTGCTTTCAGGCGACGCTTGCCTAAAACTGCTTTCCGAAGCGTTTGGAGACGTCACACCGACCGGTCGCGAAAATCCATCGGCTCCCGCGGAAACTTTTACGCTCCGTTGCGACGGTCGAGAAGGCACGATCGGAATCATTCGATCAGTTACCCGTCCATTTTGTGGCGATTGCAACCGTTTGAGATTGACCGCCGATGGTGGGCTGCGAAATTGTTTGTTCTCGCAATCCGAAACGCCGCTTCGCGATGCGATGCGAAGTGGGTGCGACGACGACAAACTGATTCAAAAGATCCAGCAGTGTGTGGGCGAGAAACACGCCGCTCACGGCATTGATTCGGATGATTTCCGCCCTCCCGAACGCGCGATGCATGCCATCGGTGGCTAGGACCTTGGCCACACCCCCGAACCGACTTCGTTCGCTATAATTGCTCGCATGAACATCGCCAAACTGCTCGACAAACGACGATCGAACTGGGGCGAATTGGAACGTCTTTGCGAGGCGATGGAAGTTCGCGGAAGAACGGACAAAGCGGGGCCACAGTACAAGGGTGCCGCCGGGATCGTTCGTTTTGCAACGCTGTATCGCGGAGCATGTGCGGACTTGGCATTGGCCGACGCGTACCAATTGCCTCCCGCCACGGTGACTTACCTGCACCGACTGGTCGCGCGTTCGCACAACCAGCTTTATCGTGCGGGCAAATTCGAGCCGACCGGTTGGTTCGACATGATCTTTCGTGTCGCCCCACGCGAAATCTACGGCGACAACTGCGTGCGAGTCGCCACGTTGGTGTTCTTTGGTCTGTTCGCTTTGTCGATGTACCTGGGTTACCAACAAACACTCTTTCCCAATTTCGCGAATGTCGTCGTCGGCGAAGCCGGATTGCAATCGATGGAAGAGATGTACGAGATGGAGCTGGACGGAAGTCTGGACCACTACATCACGATGTCCAGCTTCTACATCATGCACAACACCGGCATTGGGCTGAAGTGCTTCGCCTATGGAATCTTGATCGTTCCGTGTCTGTACATATTGTCCAGCAACGCCGTCACACTCGGCACGGTGTTTGGTTACATGGCCCGGGAAGATGTGTCCAGCCGCGACAATTTCTTTGAATTTGTGACCGCTCACGGTCCATTCGAATTGACCGCGATCGCATTGTCCGCCGCCGCCGGGTTGCGTTTAGGCATGGGACTCTTTGCAACCGGTGGACTCAGCCGCATCGACTCCGTCCGCCGATCCGCGGTCAGAGCAGTGCCGGTGATCTCGGCCGCGGCGACATTGTTTGTGCTCGCCGCCTTCACCGAAGGATTCATCTCCCCCAGTCCACTGGCGTATACATTCAAAGCCGCTTGGTCGGTGATGTCGTCCAGCATGATCAGTTTCTACTTCGTCGTTCTCGGCTTCCCGGGCAATCGCGAACATCGATCCGTGCGAAGGACACTCGAGACGATCCTGGATGATCTTGGTCCACCCGAGAATTCCGATCCCAACCTGCAAGCCGACCAGAATGGTGGCGGGAGCTCGAGCGTCCGTGCAGCTTGATCGCACTCACATCGCCATCCGAGTCCGCTCGCTCTCCGAAATCGGTGACCTCGCTTTGCTGATGATCCGCCGCTATCCGGTCGCGGTCAAACGGGCGTTTTTTGCCGGGGCATTGCCGTGGATCGTCATCAACGCTGCCCTGCTGTCATTCTTGCCCCTTCGAATCGCGGCGGATGAATTCTTCACCGATGACTCCGCGTCGGATTTGCTCCGCTACGTCAGCTGGATGATGGTTTTGGTCGTGTTGCAAACGCCCTTGGCCGGCGCGTTCTCGACATATTATTTGGGGCAAGCGGTTTTTGAACAAAAGCCAACCCTGCGGCACACATTCGCGGAAGTTTGGAAGCTTCGATGGCCGCTGCTGTGGGTGCTCGGCGTCAAACGCCTCGCAATCCCAACCACGCTGCTACTTGTTTTTCGAATCGGAACCGATGCGGATGTCTTCATCGATTTCATGTTGCCGTGGTTGATCGTGATTCTCGCAGCGGTCGTTCGCAGCAACCGCCCGTTTGTTCCTGAGATGATCGTGCTGGAACGTTGCCCACTCCGTTCAAAATCTCCGCATGTCATCACACTCTCTCGGCGATCAAAGGGATTGCATACTCCGATGGCCAGCGAGCTTGGCGGACGCTTCCTGACTGTCGCGGGAACTTCATTCGTTTTGGTGTGTTCGGTTTACTACTCTCTGATCTGGGTCCGCGGAATCGCCACCTCGAATTGGTCCACGGATTTGCTCGCAATGATGGTGTTCGTCCCGTTGGCGCTGTGGACGGTCGCGGCGTTCAGCGTGGTCGTTCGCTTGCTCGGGTACCTGGACGCTCGAATCCGTTTGGAAGGATGGGAAGTGGAACTGGCCATCCGCGCCGAAGCCATTCGCCAATTCGGTGAAGATGCCATGAACTCGCAGGCGGCGTCTTCGAGACGGGGTGCACTGAATCGACCATCAACACCCGACAAACCCGCGGCTTCACCAACTCCGCCCCCTACTACCGAAGAAGCCCTGTTGGTTTCCGACGACGAAACTGACGCGAACGAGACCGCGATCGAAGTCGAGGTTCGACCATGACCGATCTCCAGATCTTCTCGCAAAAGAGTTCTTTCCAAGACGCATCGCCCGCTTGGTGTTCACTCAGTCTCCGTTCGACGCCAGCACACACGAATTGGATGTGCATCGTCGCTTGCGTCTTGTTCAGCAGCATCTCACTGCAAGCAATGACCCGCCAAAGTTTCGCGGACCAGCCCGCGGAAGCCAAAACCGTCGCCTCGCCGGTGACAGGATCGATTTGGTTTGACGATGACGCGGGAGAACTCATTCCGGTCGAAGTCTCGGACCAACAGACCGACACCGACAATCGTGACAGTCGCTGGACGGGCGTCTCCCGCAACAAAGCCAAACCGGCACCCGCTGCTCCTGCCGCCGGTGCAAACGGCGGGTTTACAATCGCCCGATTGATTGGCTGGCTCATGCTTGCGGGTTTGCTGGTTGGGATTGTGTCGCTGCTGGCGTGGGTGTTTGCAAACAGCGGCTTTGATTTTACTCCCGGCAACGTCGAGCAATCATTGCTGACCGGCGAACAACTGGACCGCCAAACCCGCCAACGCATGGAACATTTGCCTGAGGCGTTGCGTGATACCAGCGTCAACCCACGTGCCCAGGCCGAACGGTTGATGGAGTCGGGCCAGTACAACGAAGCGGTGATCTACCTCTACGGCCATCAATTGCTGTTGCTCGACCGAGTCCACTGGTTGCGGTTGGCCCGTGGTAAGACGAACAGTCGCTATGTCCGAGAGACAAAGCGGTCTCAACCCGATGCGGGGAACCGATTGCAACAAACGGTGTCTGCTTTTGAACGAGCCTACTTTGGTCGGCACGAAATCTCGAAAGTCGAATTCCTACGCCTTTGGCAAACCAACGCGGTGCTGGAACAAGAGATCCAGGCCGCTGATTCCGTTCGCAAACCGGGGGCAGCATGAACACCGCCACCCGAAATGATTCCATCGTCGAGTCCCAATTTGCGTCGCCCGATGTCGCGTGCTGTTGTTCCGCTTCATCACCGCGAACCGGCGGGAAACGGACGCGTTGGTTGCTGCTGCTTTGCGTCCTGCTGACTTCTGGGTGCGGCGAGCTGTACACCACTTACGGCAAAACGGACGGCACGATCGGCAAAGAAAGTCTCAATGGATTCGGCGCTTTTCGCGAGACGCTCACCGAAGAGCTTGACGACGCGGAACGTGCCGAATTGGGCGAAGACTGGGAGGACGCCGAACTCCGCTCTCGAAACCTAACGCGGTTGTCTTCACGGGCCTATCAGCACGATGCCATCGTTTGGGTTCCAACCGTATGGCCCCCAATCAATCCGGGCGAAGTCTCAGATTGGATGACCAAGTGGCTGCGAAGTGGAAACCGCACCGTTGTCTTTGTCGTTCCCGATGAGGGCAGCACGGAAGCCTATTGGCGAGAAGCGTCGAACCTGGCACCTCCGGAGCAACGACTGGAGTATCGCCGCCGTCTGGCTCAACAGATCAACCATCGTTTGCTCGAAGACGTCCGACGCGACGACATCACAGTTGGCAAACTGTTCACCGCTCGAGGGTTGCCGGCACGCCAGAACATCGATGATCGTCGAGTTGTCTCTTACGACTTGCACGATTTCGATCCGAAACGCGATGTCGCCAGTAGTGTCGTGATCCCAGGTGGATTGGTTGCGCCGGCCGCCCAGTCCAACAACGCGACGATCGTCGAAAGCGACGAAACTGCAACGAAAGAAACTGTCGTCGACCAAGAAGACACCTCAGGAAAATCTGAACCTGACTCGCCGACGGATTCCTCCGAATCGACGGAGGATCCAAAGGAGGAAAAAGGCGATTCCAAACAGACCAATCGGCCATCGCAATTGTTCGAATCGTTGGATGAGAACGATGGGATCACCACCTACGCCCGAATCACACATCCGAAGTGGAAGAATTCTTGCGTGTTGGTGGTTGCCGGCGGCGGAATGCTGACCAACTTCGCGATGACGAACGAACCTGCGATCGAAATGGCAAAACAAATCCGTCATGAGATCCTGTCCAACGCGGAAGTGGGAAAAGACGAACGGGTGAGCCTTGGCTTCATGACCAGCGACCTCTCCTACGTGCCTATCTCCGACGCCGAACCGGGTGCCCCGGCACAAACCGGAATGGAGATGCTGACAACGTGGCCGATCAGTCTGGTCACGCTTCACGCTCTGTTCTTAGGTGTCGTGATGTGTTTGATGCTCCTGCCGACTTTTGGCCGAGCACGACAAGTCGTCTATCATCGGTCGACTCACTTTGGAAACCACCTCAGCGCGATGGCAATTTTGATGCGTCGCGCCGGCGGGATGGACTTTGCCAAAGAGAAAATCAACCACTACATGCGAATCGTTCGCGGCGAACCGGATCTGTTTGTCGTCCCGAAGAAACCGCCCGTTCCGCCAATGAACACTACCGCTCCTCCGACCGCGAAGTCGGACGGCGAATCCAGTTCGCCCGACACCTCCGATGTGCCTCCTTCAACTTCGGAGGCACCAGTTGCTACAACGTCACTTGACCCGCCAGTTCCTAACGAACCCGCTGAGAAGTCGCCTTGAACGATTCTTCCTTGCCACCGATTTTGCCCGAAGACAACTCCGGTCCCGGGAACCCTGGCACCGACAAAGCTGCAAGCAATGCGCCGGGTTCTCCGCCTGAGATGTCCGAGCCCGCGACCCCGGCCTCGCACATCACCGTTCCAGAAATCGAAGAACCGTCCACACCGCCGGTATC of the Rhodopirellula baltica SH 1 genome contains:
- a CDS encoding TadE/TadG family type IV pilus assembly protein, whose amino-acid sequence is MIRSTKASAGRTPSRPCRVPARRAATRDGATLVEFAIVCNVLLLTIFMCMELARMNMARNLAQDAAYYAARTAIVPGATADEAIAEAETIMESLFASGYDVECTPINDDTEEVTVTVSLSLDDVALFAPMFLGNLELTSSATMQTERYNGFFRVPD
- a CDS encoding DUF4129 domain-containing protein, yielding MTDLQIFSQKSSFQDASPAWCSLSLRSTPAHTNWMCIVACVLFSSISLQAMTRQSFADQPAEAKTVASPVTGSIWFDDDAGELIPVEVSDQQTDTDNRDSRWTGVSRNKAKPAPAAPAAGANGGFTIARLIGWLMLAGLLVGIVSLLAWVFANSGFDFTPGNVEQSLLTGEQLDRQTRQRMEHLPEALRDTSVNPRAQAERLMESGQYNEAVIYLYGHQLLLLDRVHWLRLARGKTNSRYVRETKRSQPDAGNRLQQTVSAFERAYFGRHEISKVEFLRLWQTNAVLEQEIQAADSVRKPGAA
- a CDS encoding vWA domain-containing protein — encoded protein: MFCFGVPSMFVSPAPVRFALTQRDESRRGGITVLMAFVLPMLALLAAFCINLAQMQLVKTELAIATDAAARAGGRAFSEEQTVEAAKAAARLTAAMNEVAGEPYQLNTDDSANEFEFGVSAQTDGNTGRFYFTKVPTSDVAANLVAVSSVRINGKRTDDSLLGPVPFIFPNTFSIGDFSPVASATAMQVDRDISLVLDRSGSMDWKTYDWPDDADPWGEDSLISAEDAGIVDLEWKYRNGQPQYIRRVSYNRGYDEYDLYDHAWEEVFGLGPAPNTPWEDLVLAVDAFLRVLDQTPQNEQVSIASYNSHGTLDCWLLDDFDSVRAAVAQLAPNGSTGIGNGMNSGKTAFTHENARPYASKTMVVMTDGNHNYGTQPNTVAQQLMSSSNLNIQTVTFGGGADQETMQEVAVTGLGRHYHADSGDELVSAFEEIANNLPTILTN
- the moaA gene encoding GTP 3',8-cyclase MoaA; its protein translation is METLTASFFVRIASSIRAGYPTNMTDPIALVDRFGRRHDSLRISITDRCNIRCFYCMPEHDAEFLPRSGVLTFEEIERLAGLLVKRCGVRDIRITGGEPLVRRDCVDLIRMLARIDGLEDLSMTTNGMLLRDHAADLRSAGLKRLNVSLDTLDEATFVKIARRPGVDRVIDGIDAAIEAGFESIKLNALAIRGLSESELVGLVRFSIEKSVTLRFIEFMPLDSDRAWKSKDVLSGDACLKLLSEAFGDVTPTGRENPSAPAETFTLRCDGREGTIGIIRSVTRPFCGDCNRLRLTADGGLRNCLFSQSETPLRDAMRSGCDDDKLIQKIQQCVGEKHAAHGIDSDDFRPPERAMHAIGG
- a CDS encoding TadE/TadG family type IV pilus assembly protein codes for the protein MNPVNHTSKRTRSGFTKAGSARSGGRLNQPRRGTATAEIAFCLPVLLTFTFATVDLCSIFFLKETVAIAAYEGARRGINRGGTDDAVRARVAEILDERGIQYEGNSVSFENSTFSSADTLEHVTIVVTVPAAGNLYAPAGLYNDLQISHRITMRKEFKNQE
- a CDS encoding prepilin peptidase, whose amino-acid sequence is MLLPTTDGKVRMIDSTFPAPVVDSMAPRLIASQPDFQIAPTHGLLGEITPDWLAGGMAAWLALSTTTQTMVLALLGIIGGAIANHIIPTWCWYPRPISPWVNRERWPLLPKFQTISEGLPARTWMDRIPVIGWLRLRRESEMFGRWFWVRPILIELSLAVTLPLMHHAYLGGQLLPAGVLPATIAACTDWMALLFFLHAVFLVWLVAATFIDFDERTIPDSLTIPGTIFAIVVGTITPFAFLPGTVVSNSVEGIAPTLANHPYGLSPFWSSPNGLFTGLLIWAVWCFALADRRFYLRRGWSKAWAYFWFGLKRNPASRILVAIWLVGSIAIVSVYLSSPIGWMGMMTSLTGLAVGGGTIWIVRLVCGWAVQMEAMGFGDVTLMAMIGAVIGWQGSILTFFLSPIAGLLIVMVVFVINRDPRTPYGPYLCVGTLLVVWFWDDVYNARFRTTLLLMGDVLLWMAIVMPPVLAGMMWITRKIRLRLLPDPE
- a CDS encoding stage II sporulation protein M, yielding MNIAKLLDKRRSNWGELERLCEAMEVRGRTDKAGPQYKGAAGIVRFATLYRGACADLALADAYQLPPATVTYLHRLVARSHNQLYRAGKFEPTGWFDMIFRVAPREIYGDNCVRVATLVFFGLFALSMYLGYQQTLFPNFANVVVGEAGLQSMEEMYEMELDGSLDHYITMSSFYIMHNTGIGLKCFAYGILIVPCLYILSSNAVTLGTVFGYMAREDVSSRDNFFEFVTAHGPFELTAIALSAAAGLRLGMGLFATGGLSRIDSVRRSAVRAVPVISAAATLFVLAAFTEGFISPSPLAYTFKAAWSVMSSSMISFYFVVLGFPGNREHRSVRRTLETILDDLGPPENSDPNLQADQNGGGSSSVRAA